In Desulfobulbus oralis, one DNA window encodes the following:
- the hybA gene encoding hydrogenase 2 operon protein HybA codes for MKMKRRDLLKGMAGSLALAALGGPQIARASSGHELSPDAVGILYDSTLCVGCNACMAACKQANDMPVESSSPEQFQDDPVDLSSKTLNIIKKYENGTAARKDEVENGYAFIKRQCLHCVDPACVTACPVTALDKDKLTGIVTYDPGRCIGCRYCMIACPYNIPKFEWDKAYSKIIKCQLCKHLIDEGGISACCSACPTGASLFGKVQDLREEAARRLLMVPGETYAFPVGSIDSGKSHEAVAAEYVQHLYGSDELGGTQVMYLSAVPFEKLGLENFPQESFASRSRNLQTSIYKGMVLPAVGLAALAYFVKKHTDAEKQGEDSSKRGEQDA; via the coding sequence ATGAAGATGAAACGGCGTGATCTTTTAAAAGGTATGGCAGGCAGCCTGGCGCTGGCTGCCCTGGGGGGCCCGCAGATCGCCAGGGCGAGTTCGGGCCACGAACTGTCGCCAGACGCGGTCGGTATTCTCTATGATTCAACGCTTTGCGTGGGTTGCAACGCCTGCATGGCTGCCTGCAAGCAGGCCAACGACATGCCGGTGGAATCCAGCTCGCCCGAGCAATTTCAGGACGACCCCGTTGATCTGTCTTCCAAGACCCTCAATATCATCAAAAAATACGAGAATGGCACTGCCGCCCGCAAAGACGAGGTGGAAAACGGCTATGCCTTCATCAAACGGCAGTGTCTGCACTGTGTCGATCCGGCCTGCGTCACGGCCTGCCCGGTGACGGCCCTGGACAAGGACAAACTGACGGGCATTGTCACCTACGACCCGGGCCGCTGCATCGGTTGCCGCTACTGCATGATCGCCTGCCCTTACAATATTCCCAAATTCGAGTGGGACAAGGCCTACTCCAAGATCATCAAATGCCAGCTCTGCAAGCATCTGATCGATGAAGGCGGCATCTCGGCCTGCTGCTCCGCCTGCCCGACCGGCGCTTCGCTCTTCGGCAAGGTGCAGGATCTGCGCGAGGAAGCGGCCCGTCGTCTTCTGATGGTGCCGGGCGAAACCTATGCGTTTCCGGTGGGCAGCATCGACTCCGGCAAGAGCCACGAGGCAGTGGCGGCCGAGTACGTGCAGCATCTGTATGGCTCGGATGAATTGGGCGGGACGCAGGTGATGTACCTGTCCGCCGTGCCCTTTGAGAAACTGGGGCTCGAGAACTTCCCGCAGGAATCCTTTGCCAGCCGGTCCCGCAATCTGCAAACGTCCATCTACAAGGGCATGGTGCTCCCCGCAGTCGGTCTGGCCGCCCTGGCCTATTTTGTGAAAAAACACACGGACGCTGAAAAGCAGGGGGAGGATTCTTCAAAGCGAGGTGAGCAAGATGCATGA
- the hybB gene encoding Ni/Fe-hydrogenase cytochrome b subunit, whose protein sequence is MHEKPLGGRIVTPVFVVCLAVIAFLIYYSVKRLFLGLGATTGMNDGYPWGIWIAYDMVTGSALGCGGYVMALMTYVLNRGHYHPLVRPALLASIFGYSLGGVSILLDLGRYLNIWNLFVPPRMNFHSAMLEVALCVTTYCCVMILEFAPAIAERFKLKKFGEILDRVIFLLIALGVLLPTMHQSSLGTMMFMAGTKLSPLWHTILLPFFFLMTALFIGFSMVVFESTISHRVYRLGDETSLLARIGAILSVFIAVFLLARLQSLHVGGHLGEAFSGSFYSNMFIIEFMLLLGGMLTLWSRRMRHSAKGLFIAATLILLGGAMYRFNVYLIGYDPGNGWRYFPPVSEQMITFGFIAVEIAAYAFCVKYFPVFSVGHESAAHHS, encoded by the coding sequence ATGCATGAGAAACCATTGGGCGGCAGGATAGTCACGCCGGTTTTTGTCGTCTGCCTGGCTGTTATCGCCTTTCTGATTTACTATTCGGTCAAACGTCTTTTTCTCGGCCTCGGGGCGACTACCGGCATGAACGACGGTTACCCCTGGGGCATCTGGATCGCCTATGACATGGTGACCGGCAGCGCCCTTGGCTGTGGTGGCTACGTCATGGCGCTGATGACCTATGTGCTGAACAGGGGCCACTATCATCCCCTGGTCCGGCCTGCGCTTCTGGCCTCGATCTTCGGCTACAGCCTGGGCGGTGTTTCCATCTTGCTGGATCTTGGGCGCTATCTCAACATATGGAACCTGTTCGTTCCTCCGAGGATGAACTTTCATTCCGCCATGCTGGAAGTGGCCCTGTGCGTCACCACGTACTGCTGCGTTATGATTCTCGAGTTCGCGCCAGCCATCGCCGAGCGCTTCAAGCTGAAGAAATTCGGCGAGATCCTGGACAGGGTCATCTTCCTGCTGATTGCCCTGGGCGTTTTGCTGCCCACCATGCACCAGTCCTCTCTGGGCACCATGATGTTCATGGCCGGAACCAAGCTGTCGCCACTCTGGCATACCATTTTGCTGCCTTTCTTCTTCCTGATGACCGCGCTTTTCATCGGGTTCAGCATGGTGGTCTTCGAAAGCACCATTTCGCACCGGGTCTACCGTCTGGGTGACGAGACCTCGCTGCTGGCCAGGATTGGCGCGATTCTCTCTGTCTTTATCGCCGTCTTCCTGCTGGCCCGGCTGCAGTCGCTGCATGTGGGCGGCCATCTTGGCGAAGCCTTTTCAGGTTCTTTTTACAGCAATATGTTCATCATTGAGTTCATGCTCCTTTTGGGCGGTATGCTTACCCTCTGGAGCCGGCGCATGCGTCACAGCGCGAAGGGCCTCTTTATCGCCGCCACCCTGATTCTGTTGGGCGGAGCGATGTACCGCTTCAACGTGTACCTCATCGGCTACGATCCCGGCAACGGCTGGAGGTATTTCCCGCCCGTGAGCGAGCAGATGATCACCTTCGGCTTTATTGCGGTTGAAATCGCCGCCTATGCGTTCTGTGTCAAATATTTCCCTGTCTTCAGCGTCGGCCACGAGTCTGCCGCACATCACAGTTAA